From Cucumis melo cultivar AY chromosome 1, USDA_Cmelo_AY_1.0, whole genome shotgun sequence, a single genomic window includes:
- the LOC107991152 gene encoding uncharacterized protein LOC107991152 encodes MISRITIISIWLQRSLKKTILTRADLGLPDAYINGDFSFVDKDEDLLIFFLAVTAMVQQAMQYIDETPDIETKIGYNYSRIKRAQLIKKLRWLKETTGVKILRSLVKRRLIQGAHIANSS; translated from the exons ATGATATCGAGAATCACCATAATATCAATTTGGCTTCAAAGAAGTCTGAAGAAGACT ATTCTAACACGAGCTGACTTAGGCCTTCCAGATGCATATATCAATGGAGACTTTTCTTTTGTTGATAAAGATGAAGatcttctaatttttttcttg GCTGTAACTGCTATGGTTCAACAAGCGATGCAATACATTGATGAAACACCGGACATTGAGACCAAAATAGGCTATAACTACTCAAG AATCAAGAGAGCCCAATTAATCAAGAAATTGAGATGGCTCAAGGAAACGACTGGAGTGAAGATATTGAGAAGTTTAGTCAAGAGAAG ATTAATACAAGGAGCTCATATAGCCAATTCGAGTTGA